From a single Oceanobacillus kimchii X50 genomic region:
- a CDS encoding DUF2804 domain-containing protein, with protein sequence MQAIEIKKPVRLCVDGRLNDRSVGWAKHPLVQCNVTGSYPRKKKWNYWCVTSPEVLFSATISHIDYAAVMFVYILDLTTKEFYEKTSLIPFGKGVHMPEGVRESLHYDGKDMRIHFDELDESTTLTISIYDFGGGKGLNADIELSRPDKYESLNVVVPWAQKRFQFTSKQPAIPASGKITLGDKIYLMQSDRAFGCLDFGRGVWKYASNWNWGSASGVIDGQRIGLNFGGQWTDKTGQNENGFVINDRLHKIHDDIKWEYNNNDYHKPWRLTTIGSDRVNLQFMPIFERIAETKAVIIKSSVHQLIGHYQGTIKTDDGKTIKIDSLLGWAEDHKAKW encoded by the coding sequence ATGCAAGCAATAGAAATAAAGAAACCAGTTCGTTTATGTGTCGATGGCAGGTTGAATGACCGCAGTGTTGGATGGGCGAAGCACCCACTTGTGCAATGTAATGTGACAGGGAGTTATCCTCGAAAGAAAAAATGGAACTATTGGTGTGTAACCAGTCCAGAGGTGTTATTTTCTGCAACGATATCTCATATTGATTATGCGGCTGTTATGTTTGTTTATATACTAGATTTGACGACAAAGGAATTTTACGAGAAGACTTCTTTAATCCCATTTGGAAAAGGTGTACACATGCCGGAAGGGGTCAGGGAATCACTTCATTATGATGGAAAAGACATGCGTATTCATTTTGATGAACTGGATGAGTCCACTACGCTAACTATATCAATCTATGATTTTGGGGGTGGAAAAGGATTAAACGCAGATATAGAATTATCAAGACCAGATAAATATGAATCATTAAATGTTGTTGTTCCTTGGGCGCAGAAACGATTTCAATTTACTTCTAAACAACCTGCAATCCCTGCATCTGGAAAAATAACCTTGGGGGATAAAATCTATTTAATGCAATCTGATCGTGCATTTGGGTGTCTAGATTTTGGACGAGGTGTTTGGAAATATGCTTCCAATTGGAATTGGGGTTCTGCTTCTGGTGTGATTGATGGACAACGGATTGGATTAAATTTTGGAGGACAATGGACGGATAAGACTGGTCAAAATGAAAATGGCTTCGTGATTAATGATCGATTGCATAAGATTCACGATGATATAAAATGGGAGTATAACAATAATGATTACCATAAACCATGGAGACTAACAACGATTGGTTCTGATCGAGTTAATCTCCAATTCATGCCCATATTTGAACGTATCGCAGAAACAAAAGCAGTTATTATTAAATCGAGTGTTCATCAACTGATCGGCCATTATCAAGGAACAATTAAAACAGATGATGGGAAAACTATTAAAATCGACTCGTTGCTTGGATGGGCAGAAGACCATAAAGCTAAGTGGTAA
- a CDS encoding macrolide 2'-phosphotransferase — MDKNEVVHLARKHGIDVNEDTVKLNESGLDFQVAHVEDTEDSQWILRIPRRPDSTRSTDQEKRALDIIHNHVSFQVPKWEVYTNELIAYKQLEGRPAGTIDPDIQNYVWSFDVENTPDTFHQTLGTALAELHQLPKSYFTDTGIEINDAKDLRANMKQRMVKVKEQFGVSEVLWERWQKWVSEDSLWPTHTGLIHGDVHPGHTMINDSIEVTGFIDWTEVSVTDISRDFVTHYILYQEAGLERLIEAYGNAGGKTWPKMKEHIIELQAAYAIDVAEFAIVSKSSEMEEMAKQMLGVDE, encoded by the coding sequence ATGGATAAAAATGAAGTAGTTCATTTAGCAAGAAAACATGGGATAGATGTAAACGAAGACACGGTGAAGTTAAATGAATCTGGATTGGATTTTCAGGTCGCTCATGTGGAAGATACAGAAGACTCACAATGGATTTTACGTATTCCTCGACGTCCCGACTCTACGCGAAGTACAGACCAAGAGAAGCGTGCATTGGATATTATCCATAACCATGTTTCTTTTCAAGTGCCTAAATGGGAAGTATATACTAACGAATTGATTGCTTATAAACAGTTGGAAGGTCGACCAGCAGGTACAATAGACCCGGATATTCAAAATTATGTATGGAGTTTTGATGTAGAAAATACACCGGATACTTTTCATCAGACGTTAGGAACAGCACTAGCAGAGCTTCATCAACTTCCAAAGAGTTATTTTACCGATACTGGTATTGAGATCAATGATGCGAAAGATTTAAGAGCTAATATGAAACAACGTATGGTAAAAGTAAAGGAACAATTCGGAGTAAGTGAAGTGCTGTGGGAGAGATGGCAAAAATGGGTGTCAGAGGATTCTTTATGGCCAACACATACCGGACTGATTCATGGAGATGTTCATCCAGGACATACGATGATTAATGATAGTATAGAGGTAACGGGCTTTATTGATTGGACAGAGGTTTCTGTTACGGATATTTCCAGAGACTTTGTGACGCATTATATCCTTTATCAAGAAGCGGGATTAGAAAGGTTAATTGAAGCATACGGTAATGCAGGTGGTAAAACATGGCCTAAAATGAAAGAACATATTATTGAGCTTCAAGCAGCATATGCTATTGATGTAGCAGAATTTGCGATTGTTTCTAAATCGAGCGAAATGGAAGAAATGGCCAAACAAATGCTAGGTGTAGATGAATAG
- a CDS encoding TIGR04104 family putative zinc finger protein, with product MPKCQKCGENWTWKQTIKKSFTLDTRMNCPHCSEIQFISKRTRKRSTALMFVIPLVLLLNIFWEPTLWTIVIMIFIASIYLASYPYWLELSNEENLPF from the coding sequence ATGCCAAAATGCCAAAAGTGTGGCGAAAATTGGACATGGAAGCAGACGATAAAAAAGTCTTTTACATTGGATACACGTATGAATTGTCCTCACTGTAGTGAAATACAATTTATAAGCAAACGCACAAGAAAACGGTCAACTGCTCTTATGTTTGTGATTCCTCTTGTACTCTTACTAAACATTTTTTGGGAGCCAACGTTGTGGACCATTGTCATAATGATATTCATTGCAAGCATTTACTTGGCTTCGTATCCTTATTGGCTAGAATTATCGAATGAAGAAAACTTGCCTTTTTAA
- a CDS encoding nucleotidyltransferase domain-containing protein has translation MLKPGYGLDDDGFIVSDVSIDKIDSIYLPCIQESVNSLKNLFPLQLHSVYVYGSVPRGDAKPIHSDLDLIALFSKKLSSDEVDRLKTLTSELTNKYINLVRDIGISMADYDYTIDPSNYYENAFLREISVCVYGEDLGERFGPYKLTSEIPIKFNGDICKSLHRTLNRLDIPSDEAFRTYTQGFARKLIRTYYSMVMVRSQIWSTRLHEQAEVFIHYFPDKESIVHTLLNWIDHPPTNRKTVQKLFEREGNWACANFAYEATMSSLNINDDI, from the coding sequence GTGTTAAAACCTGGTTATGGTCTTGATGATGATGGTTTTATTGTAAGCGATGTTAGTATAGATAAAATTGATTCTATATATCTGCCATGTATTCAAGAATCTGTTAATTCCCTTAAAAACTTATTTCCGCTACAACTGCATAGTGTTTATGTCTATGGCAGTGTTCCTCGAGGAGACGCAAAACCTATCCATTCTGACTTAGATCTTATTGCTTTATTTTCTAAAAAATTAAGCTCTGATGAAGTTGATCGATTAAAAACACTTACTAGTGAACTAACAAATAAATATATCAATCTCGTCCGCGATATAGGAATTTCTATGGCTGATTACGACTATACGATCGATCCAAGCAATTACTATGAAAATGCATTTCTAAGGGAGATAAGTGTTTGTGTTTACGGAGAAGATTTGGGTGAACGATTCGGACCATATAAACTCACATCAGAAATCCCCATTAAGTTCAATGGTGATATATGCAAGTCACTACATCGGACTTTAAATAGGTTAGACATTCCTTCGGACGAAGCTTTCCGCACATACACACAAGGTTTTGCTCGTAAACTAATTCGAACTTACTACTCGATGGTGATGGTACGCTCACAAATATGGTCAACTAGGCTTCATGAGCAAGCTGAAGTATTTATACATTACTTTCCGGACAAAGAATCGATTGTGCACACGCTTCTTAATTGGATAGATCATCCACCAACCAATCGCAAAACTGTTCAAAAATTGTTTGAGAGGGAAGGCAATTGGGCTTGTGCCAATTTTGCTTATGAGGCCACTATGAGTAGCCTAAATATTAATGATGATATATAA
- a CDS encoding NAD(P)H oxidoreductase — translation MKLLTIVAHPREESLTMKVTNRFIEGLQDAGHTVELIDLYRHEFEAALPIADEPEWEAEEQHFSPEVMKEMERMKSADALAFIFPLWWWSMPGIMKGYIDRVWNFGFAYGNNHLHHEHVLWLGLAAADEKKLAKRKYDSMMEHYFNVGLADYCGIPSSAFHLLTETNKVNPQQIDEWLLQVYDLGRNYGK, via the coding sequence ATGAAATTATTAACAATTGTTGCACATCCTAGAGAAGAATCTTTAACGATGAAAGTCACTAATCGTTTTATAGAAGGTCTACAAGATGCTGGTCATACTGTTGAACTTATTGATTTATATCGTCATGAATTTGAAGCAGCTTTGCCGATTGCAGATGAGCCCGAATGGGAGGCAGAAGAGCAACATTTTTCACCAGAAGTAATGAAAGAGATGGAACGAATGAAGAGCGCGGATGCTTTAGCATTTATTTTTCCATTATGGTGGTGGAGTATGCCAGGAATTATGAAAGGTTATATCGATCGTGTTTGGAATTTTGGATTCGCATATGGGAATAACCATTTACACCATGAGCATGTACTTTGGCTAGGATTAGCTGCAGCAGATGAGAAAAAACTTGCAAAGCGAAAGTATGATTCGATGATGGAACATTATTTTAATGTTGGTCTAGCTGATTACTGTGGTATTCCAAGTTCTGCGTTCCACTTACTCACCGAAACCAATAAAGTAAATCCTCAACAAATCGATGAATGGTTATTGCAAGTATATGATTTAGGGCGGAACTATGGAAAATAA
- a CDS encoding GNAT family N-acetyltransferase: MQIMRANEFNDQYVREKFSKTFVDGFGEDLRYFTEDKEKLAKALEHIFILENFYITVVYEDIAAITFCTNGDKLAIQHNKKELRKHLGWLKGTIANVVFKKEFQKPPVKTGDKIANIGFVATAEKYRRQGMASTLMNYILSLPQYETFLLETIADTNTSALQLYKNLGFKEIKRTKQKHTKFSGINYYIDMAYKKNG; the protein is encoded by the coding sequence ATGCAAATTATGAGAGCAAATGAATTCAATGATCAATATGTACGGGAGAAGTTCAGCAAAACATTCGTAGATGGATTTGGCGAAGATCTTCGCTATTTCACAGAGGATAAGGAAAAACTAGCAAAAGCGCTTGAACACATCTTTATTCTTGAGAATTTTTATATAACAGTGGTTTATGAAGATATTGCTGCAATAACCTTTTGTACCAATGGAGATAAACTTGCTATTCAACATAATAAGAAAGAATTACGAAAACATCTTGGGTGGCTAAAGGGAACAATTGCTAATGTTGTTTTCAAAAAAGAATTTCAGAAACCACCGGTAAAAACAGGTGATAAGATTGCTAACATTGGGTTTGTTGCTACTGCTGAAAAATATCGACGCCAAGGCATGGCTTCCACATTGATGAATTATATCCTTTCCTTACCCCAGTATGAGACGTTTTTATTAGAAACAATTGCCGATACCAATACAAGTGCGCTGCAACTCTATAAGAATCTCGGATTTAAAGAAATTAAACGGACGAAACAGAAACATACAAAATTTAGTGGCATTAATTATTATATTGATATGGCATACAAGAAAAATGGATAA
- a CDS encoding ABC transporter permease, with product MNPAFSVFKQRLRTDLKQQRKARNMVLDWTLFVYALIPGVAIGIYVYMEWLQDIPSIFTFIGWYGWMALLFLSMLIFEIKLYTYVADQLFLSRNIPFLRKITQYGIIYSFGHTIILGTIIFTLPTLLIMEIFNLGIQQMILLYIYYITTSCLFNTWKKYQKIYISSSIFRLVNQILPIIAIILGSPYIIESSFFTVIWVIISVLGCIVISRKILYNGNHFLKIALLDDALRNQLGNLLLMDAKNKGYHPPTKTKPRLWKHSQVMFKQQHTQMIFTDAFIKSVIRNQRVLFPILQLSALLIALIILTSGSWISYIVWGISIYIIIDIAKTGWMAFHHDPFIRLFRWDETMLRDSLEMSVLYLATPILIFLNMIFGYLQFHVIGLLLFPLLVLFLVNWGTKSFLRNSPVF from the coding sequence ATGAACCCCGCCTTTAGTGTGTTTAAACAAAGGCTTCGAACAGATTTAAAACAACAACGAAAAGCACGAAATATGGTACTGGATTGGACCTTATTCGTCTACGCCCTTATTCCTGGAGTCGCCATTGGAATTTACGTCTATATGGAATGGCTACAAGATATTCCTTCTATATTTACTTTTATTGGCTGGTATGGATGGATGGCACTTTTATTTTTATCTATGTTAATCTTTGAAATTAAATTATACACTTATGTCGCTGATCAACTATTCTTAAGTAGAAACATTCCGTTTCTGCGAAAAATTACACAGTATGGAATTATATATTCTTTTGGTCACACGATTATACTTGGAACAATTATTTTCACTTTACCTACTTTATTAATAATGGAAATATTTAACTTAGGGATCCAACAAATGATTCTATTATATATCTACTACATCACTACTTCTTGCCTTTTTAACACCTGGAAGAAGTATCAGAAAATCTATATATCATCATCTATTTTTCGGTTAGTTAACCAAATTCTTCCGATCATCGCAATCATATTAGGTTCACCCTATATTATCGAAAGTTCTTTTTTCACCGTCATATGGGTAATCATTAGCGTACTTGGTTGCATTGTTATTTCCCGAAAAATTTTATATAACGGGAACCATTTTCTGAAAATCGCTTTACTCGATGATGCATTACGTAATCAACTGGGAAATTTACTATTAATGGATGCAAAGAATAAGGGTTACCATCCACCAACAAAAACAAAACCAAGACTTTGGAAACATTCACAAGTAATGTTTAAACAACAACATACACAGATGATTTTCACAGATGCATTCATTAAGTCAGTGATTCGGAATCAGCGCGTACTCTTTCCAATCTTACAACTCAGCGCCTTATTAATTGCTTTAATTATACTTACATCGGGTAGTTGGATTTCGTATATTGTCTGGGGAATTTCTATTTATATTATTATCGATATCGCTAAAACTGGATGGATGGCTTTTCATCATGACCCTTTTATCCGTTTGTTTCGTTGGGATGAAACCATGCTACGTGATTCTCTAGAAATGTCCGTGTTATATTTGGCCACACCTATACTTATTTTTCTTAATATGATTTTCGGTTATCTACAGTTTCATGTAATAGGGCTTCTTTTGTTTCCCTTGTTAGTCCTATTTCTCGTCAATTGGGGGACCAAATCATTTTTGCGTAACTCTCCGGTTTTCTAG
- a CDS encoding gluconate:H+ symporter, protein MPLIIVALAVVLLLLLIMKWNLNTFISLIIVSFLTALALGMPLGDIVESIEGGLGGTLGDIALIFGFGAILGKLVADAGGAQRIALTLIHKFGEKRIQWAVVIASFIIGVALFFEVGLVLLIPIIYQIAKEIKIPLLYLGLPMTAALSVTHGFLPPHPGPTVIAQQYGANIGMVLIYGIIIAIPTVILAGPLFTKVAKKIVPEAFSKVGDLGSLGGGKSLPKEETPSFAVSALTALFPVILMAITTVVDLLQDIGNVSDNIFFEIMRMIGQPTTALLISLLLAIYTMGIARKIPMKQLMASAEESVRAIGMMLLIIGGGGALKQVLIDGGVGDSVAALFDGTSMSPIFLAWLIAAILRIALGSATVAALTTAGMVIPLMEGTDVNLALMVLATGAGSLIASHVNDTGFWIFKEYFNLSMKETFATWTLLETVISVAGLVFTLALSLIV, encoded by the coding sequence TTGCTACTCATAATGAAGTGGAATTTAAATACATTTATTTCATTGATCATTGTATCATTCCTAACAGCATTAGCTTTAGGGATGCCTTTAGGAGATATTGTTGAATCGATTGAAGGTGGACTTGGAGGTACTTTAGGTGACATTGCACTCATCTTCGGTTTTGGTGCAATACTAGGAAAACTAGTTGCAGATGCTGGTGGGGCACAGCGAATCGCTTTAACGTTGATCCACAAATTTGGGGAAAAACGAATCCAATGGGCTGTAGTAATTGCATCATTCATTATTGGTGTAGCGTTATTCTTCGAAGTAGGGTTAGTTCTACTAATACCGATTATTTATCAAATTGCAAAAGAAATTAAAATACCTTTATTATATTTAGGTTTACCGATGACGGCAGCGTTATCCGTGACGCATGGCTTTTTACCACCGCATCCAGGTCCAACCGTGATTGCTCAACAATACGGAGCGAATATTGGAATGGTACTTATTTATGGGATTATCATTGCGATTCCGACGGTTATTTTAGCTGGGCCACTATTTACTAAAGTTGCAAAGAAAATTGTGCCAGAAGCATTTTCAAAAGTTGGTGACCTTGGATCACTTGGTGGGGGAAAATCACTTCCAAAAGAGGAAACACCGAGCTTTGCAGTTAGTGCATTAACTGCACTATTCCCAGTGATTTTAATGGCGATTACAACAGTGGTTGATTTACTACAAGATATCGGTAATGTATCCGATAACATTTTCTTTGAAATCATGCGCATGATTGGGCAACCAACAACGGCATTATTAATTTCCTTGTTACTAGCAATCTATACAATGGGAATTGCTCGTAAAATACCGATGAAACAATTGATGGCATCTGCAGAAGAATCTGTTCGCGCAATTGGTATGATGCTACTTATCATTGGTGGTGGCGGTGCCTTAAAACAAGTCTTAATTGACGGCGGTGTCGGTGATTCTGTTGCTGCTTTATTTGATGGAACGAGTATGTCACCAATCTTTCTCGCTTGGTTGATTGCAGCAATATTAAGAATTGCATTAGGTTCAGCGACAGTTGCTGCTTTAACAACTGCTGGTATGGTAATTCCTTTAATGGAAGGTACAGATGTAAACCTTGCTTTAATGGTATTAGCGACAGGTGCGGGTAGTTTAATTGCTTCGCATGTAAATGATACTGGGTTCTGGATTTTTAAAGAATACTTTAATCTATCCATGAAAGAAACGTTCGCAACATGGACGTTACTTGAAACAGTGATTTCTGTCGCTGGTCTTGTCTTTACACTAGCGTTAAGTTTAATTGTATAA
- the gnd gene encoding decarboxylating NADP(+)-dependent phosphogluconate dehydrogenase has product MNSIGVFGLGVMGANLAMNMANKGERVAVYNYTSDLTEKFKSNFTSDNAEAHYDLESFVNSLAKPRKVFLMVTAGPIIDSVIDSLVPLLDKEDIIMDGGNSNFNDSNRRYHRLKDVGIHFVSVGVSGGEEGALHGPALMPSGDEKVYQEVAPILEKIAAQVDGKACCGYLGKEGSGHYVKMVHNGIEYADMQLITEAYQFLRERLGLSVEEIATTFREWNEGELESYLMEITSDILTHVDEETNKPLVDVILDKSGQKGTGKWTSQNALDVGVPLSIITESVFARFLSGLKEERVLADQLLSGPTKLDQDLDKQAWLELVRKALFMGKICAYAQGFHQYKQASEAYGWDLKLEEIALIFRGGCIIRAGILNEISDAFKADKQLPNLLLSPFFQEKINDYQASLRKVVIKGMETGLSLPSLGASLTYYDGYRSSQSGANMIQAQRDYFGAHTYERVDKEGTFHTEW; this is encoded by the coding sequence ATGAATTCTATTGGAGTATTTGGTTTAGGTGTTATGGGTGCAAACCTAGCGATGAACATGGCCAATAAGGGTGAAAGAGTTGCGGTTTATAACTATACATCTGACCTAACAGAAAAATTTAAATCCAATTTTACAAGTGATAATGCAGAGGCACATTATGACTTAGAGAGTTTTGTAAATTCATTAGCAAAACCAAGAAAAGTATTCTTAATGGTAACAGCTGGCCCCATTATTGATTCTGTCATTGATTCATTAGTACCGTTACTTGATAAAGAAGACATTATTATGGACGGGGGGAATTCCAATTTTAATGATTCGAACCGTCGTTATCATCGCTTAAAAGATGTTGGGATTCATTTTGTCAGTGTAGGTGTTTCTGGTGGGGAAGAGGGAGCGCTTCATGGACCTGCACTAATGCCTAGTGGCGATGAAAAAGTATATCAAGAAGTTGCACCTATCCTAGAGAAAATAGCGGCACAAGTTGACGGTAAAGCATGTTGTGGTTATTTAGGTAAAGAAGGTTCTGGGCATTATGTGAAAATGGTACATAACGGTATTGAATATGCCGATATGCAGCTGATTACAGAGGCTTATCAGTTCTTGCGTGAAAGACTGGGTTTATCAGTTGAAGAAATCGCAACTACATTTCGTGAGTGGAATGAAGGAGAACTTGAAAGCTATTTGATGGAAATAACGAGTGATATTTTAACGCATGTCGATGAAGAAACGAATAAACCATTGGTTGATGTTATTTTAGATAAATCAGGTCAAAAAGGTACTGGGAAATGGACAAGCCAAAATGCATTGGATGTAGGTGTTCCGTTATCTATTATTACAGAATCAGTGTTTGCACGATTCTTATCGGGCTTAAAAGAAGAACGTGTTCTTGCAGATCAATTGTTGTCAGGGCCAACGAAACTAGACCAAGACCTCGACAAACAAGCATGGCTGGAACTTGTGAGAAAAGCACTGTTTATGGGCAAAATATGTGCGTATGCACAAGGATTTCATCAATATAAGCAAGCATCTGAAGCCTATGGTTGGGATTTAAAACTAGAAGAAATTGCGTTGATATTTAGAGGTGGATGCATTATCAGAGCTGGTATTCTGAATGAAATTAGTGATGCATTTAAAGCAGATAAACAACTACCAAACTTATTACTATCACCATTCTTCCAAGAGAAGATTAATGACTATCAAGCTTCATTACGGAAAGTTGTGATAAAAGGGATGGAAACTGGACTATCCTTACCAAGTTTAGGAGCATCTTTAACTTACTATGATGGATACCGTTCCTCTCAAAGTGGTGCCAATATGATTCAAGCACAGCGAGACTATTTTGGTGCACATACGTATGAGAGAGTGGATAAAGAAGGTACTTTCCATACAGAGTGGTAA
- a CDS encoding LysR family transcriptional regulator, whose translation MELRHLVTFKTIVDNGGFKKAADVLGYAQSSITAHIHDLESELEIPLFNRMGKSISLTQAGETFLPYATEIIELYSESKDRLRNTEEPSGIVIIGASETLMIHWLPGILRGFMEEYPKVEIVLKTLRFEDVHSQLKSGEVDIAFLVDVENWTQKDVWVKKIRQEELVHILPAKIERRPYSPRMLTTEYKCSWRPIMEEYMNTTTDINMKAIELPSVEAIKKSVMCNLGQSIVPRFVVEKELKNGELIEYPNSKVRQKLAIFQAIHKDKWVSKSMSVFIDYLANVEQL comes from the coding sequence ATGGAATTACGGCATCTAGTTACATTTAAAACAATAGTTGATAACGGTGGATTTAAAAAAGCAGCAGATGTACTAGGTTATGCTCAATCCTCTATTACAGCACATATCCATGATCTTGAATCAGAGTTAGAAATCCCTTTGTTTAATCGTATGGGGAAGAGTATAAGCCTGACGCAAGCAGGGGAAACATTTCTTCCTTATGCTACTGAAATTATTGAACTATATTCCGAATCCAAAGATCGTTTAAGGAATACGGAGGAACCTTCTGGAATAGTAATAATTGGTGCGAGTGAGACGTTAATGATTCATTGGCTACCTGGTATTTTAAGAGGATTTATGGAGGAATATCCTAAAGTAGAAATAGTGTTAAAAACATTAAGGTTTGAAGATGTTCATAGTCAATTAAAAAGTGGAGAGGTGGATATTGCTTTCCTTGTTGACGTTGAAAATTGGACACAGAAAGATGTCTGGGTGAAAAAAATTAGACAAGAAGAGCTCGTCCATATTCTTCCTGCAAAGATCGAGAGAAGACCTTATTCCCCACGAATGCTTACAACGGAGTATAAATGTAGTTGGCGCCCGATAATGGAAGAATATATGAATACGACTACTGATATCAATATGAAGGCAATCGAATTACCAAGTGTAGAAGCTATTAAAAAGAGTGTAATGTGTAACCTTGGCCAATCGATTGTACCCCGATTTGTTGTTGAAAAAGAACTCAAAAATGGAGAATTAATAGAATACCCTAATTCTAAAGTTAGACAAAAACTAGCTATCTTTCAAGCTATTCACAAAGATAAGTGGGTATCAAAAAGCATGTCGGTGTTTATCGACTACCTAGCTAACGTAGAACAATTATAA